From Prosthecobacter vanneervenii, one genomic window encodes:
- a CDS encoding PVC-type heme-binding CxxCH protein, protein MQKRLTGWLALSLCAPLAVWSAEELKFPTSPSVAPKDAARTFHVLDGFEMQLIAAEPLVTDPVAVTYDEDGRAYVCEMNDYPYTDKEHHKHAQENPTDLAIGKVRLLTDTDGDGVFDKATVFAEGLSWPTGVACWKGGIFVTATPDVWYLKDTNGDGVADVRQKVFTGFKKLNVQAVMNNPIWGLDHRIYVAGGSNGGEIQRVPGSEAVMPLPADFKPLSIKRNDFSFDPSTGDVRLESGGARFGNTFDDWGNRFLCNIRNPCQHVVLPYRYLARNPYLVVPSALNDCAEAGDQLPVYRTSPPESWREFRAKRWVKEGSTLPKSELVGAGVVTSSAGITVYRGDAYPAEYRDFAFVADVAGNLFYRMKLVPDGVTFKAVQVDGSKNFCTSDDLWFRPVNFSNAPDGCLTVCDMYREVIEHPWSIPDDIHAAVDLLRGSDKGRLFRLAPKSFHQRATPKLSEASTAELVALLDHANAWHRETAQRLLFERQDKGAVELLCSMVKEGKRAQGRVAALWSLQAIALKQEWQLALDRGKGGRDILPNSDGRVMKPDPQLAKDRREMRREALHDSDPQVRAQAVEVLDSYYNNSDGTENWSAVDEVKDLRNDPSKRVRFVAALALGGHELDQYAIHTGPPLILGVTDIGLQDAGDPWLEAALLSSNKSVYELFEGMLGHDMLKPAQTLLLSTAGKLIAQTQWMALAPSDCFCNVAVCERLSDDQKRQIMQAMAEGMSAAGRPATELLTAHEPRNIDGGQKYVSRWQAESHQVLDHAASSTEDKIRAMRMLSLFEPLKQVEPQVLKSLAPTQPAELQFAALEALRFSQDPAVAGILIESWPKLTPALRDKAATLLLSRTDRIARLLDAIEAQKILPSQLSAATKATLGRQKTPALAVRIAKLIGDGSSSNRKAVIDQYITAMFGDAAGAGRSARITGDAGRGAKVYETMCLVCHRHLDRGNDVGPNLGTIKAWTDEQILTNVLDPNREVSPNFALYIVETNDGRTLSGLIASEAAGNLTLKRADGGTDSVLRSEIKSLTSPGISLMPEGLEGAITPQQMADLIAYLKAP, encoded by the coding sequence ATGCAAAAACGACTGACTGGCTGGCTGGCTTTGTCCCTGTGCGCACCTTTGGCCGTGTGGTCGGCGGAGGAGCTGAAGTTTCCCACGTCGCCGTCGGTGGCGCCGAAGGATGCGGCGAGGACATTCCATGTGCTGGATGGGTTTGAGATGCAGCTGATCGCCGCGGAGCCGCTGGTGACGGACCCGGTGGCGGTGACGTATGACGAGGACGGGCGCGCCTATGTGTGCGAGATGAACGACTACCCGTACACGGACAAGGAGCACCACAAGCATGCGCAGGAAAATCCGACGGACCTGGCGATCGGGAAAGTGAGGCTGCTGACGGACACGGATGGAGATGGGGTCTTTGACAAGGCGACGGTGTTTGCGGAGGGGCTGTCGTGGCCGACGGGGGTGGCGTGCTGGAAGGGGGGCATCTTTGTGACGGCGACTCCGGATGTGTGGTACCTGAAGGACACGAATGGTGATGGCGTGGCGGATGTGCGGCAGAAGGTCTTTACCGGATTTAAAAAGCTGAATGTGCAGGCGGTGATGAACAATCCCATCTGGGGGCTGGATCACCGCATCTATGTGGCAGGAGGAAGCAATGGCGGGGAGATCCAGCGTGTGCCGGGCAGCGAGGCGGTGATGCCGCTGCCGGCGGATTTCAAGCCGCTGTCGATCAAGCGCAATGACTTCAGCTTTGACCCGAGCACGGGTGACGTGCGGCTGGAGAGCGGCGGTGCGCGGTTTGGGAACACCTTTGACGACTGGGGGAACCGCTTCCTGTGCAACATCCGCAACCCCTGTCAGCATGTGGTGCTGCCGTACCGCTATCTGGCGAGGAATCCGTATCTGGTGGTGCCGAGTGCGCTGAATGACTGCGCGGAGGCGGGTGACCAGCTGCCGGTGTATCGCACGAGCCCGCCGGAGTCGTGGCGGGAATTCCGCGCGAAGCGCTGGGTGAAGGAGGGCAGTACGCTGCCGAAGAGCGAACTGGTGGGCGCGGGGGTGGTGACGTCGTCGGCAGGGATCACGGTGTATCGCGGTGATGCGTATCCGGCGGAGTACCGGGACTTTGCCTTTGTGGCGGATGTGGCGGGTAATCTTTTCTACCGGATGAAGCTGGTGCCTGACGGCGTGACTTTCAAAGCGGTGCAGGTGGATGGGAGCAAGAACTTCTGCACAAGCGATGACCTGTGGTTCCGGCCGGTGAATTTCAGCAACGCACCGGATGGCTGCCTGACGGTGTGCGACATGTACCGTGAGGTGATCGAGCACCCGTGGAGCATCCCGGATGACATTCATGCGGCGGTGGATCTGCTGCGCGGGAGCGACAAGGGGCGGCTTTTTCGACTGGCTCCGAAATCATTTCACCAGCGTGCTACGCCGAAGCTAAGCGAGGCGAGCACGGCTGAGCTGGTGGCGCTGCTGGACCATGCGAATGCATGGCACCGGGAGACGGCGCAGAGGCTGCTTTTTGAGAGGCAGGACAAGGGGGCGGTGGAGTTGTTGTGTTCGATGGTTAAAGAGGGGAAACGAGCTCAGGGCAGGGTCGCTGCATTATGGTCGTTGCAGGCAATTGCTTTAAAGCAGGAATGGCAGCTTGCTCTGGATCGTGGGAAGGGGGGGCGGGATATTTTGCCCAATTCAGACGGACGAGTGATGAAGCCAGATCCACAACTCGCCAAGGATCGTCGGGAGATGCGCAGAGAAGCTCTGCATGATTCAGACCCACAGGTGCGAGCCCAGGCTGTTGAAGTGCTCGACAGCTATTATAATAATAGCGACGGCACGGAAAATTGGTCCGCTGTGGATGAGGTCAAGGACTTGCGAAACGATCCCTCAAAACGGGTGAGATTTGTGGCCGCGCTCGCACTCGGTGGACATGAGCTTGACCAATATGCCATCCATACAGGGCCACCTCTCATTTTGGGTGTCACGGACATTGGTCTTCAAGACGCTGGTGATCCATGGCTTGAAGCGGCGCTTCTAAGCTCCAACAAAAGTGTCTATGAATTGTTTGAAGGCATGCTTGGGCATGACATGCTGAAGCCAGCACAGACCCTGCTGCTTTCTACAGCAGGGAAGTTGATAGCGCAGACGCAGTGGATGGCTCTCGCTCCGTCGGACTGTTTTTGCAATGTGGCTGTTTGCGAGCGGCTTTCGGACGATCAGAAACGCCAGATCATGCAGGCGATGGCTGAAGGAATGAGTGCTGCGGGCAGGCCAGCCACAGAGCTGCTGACAGCCCATGAACCGCGTAACATTGATGGAGGTCAGAAATATGTTTCTCGCTGGCAGGCTGAGTCGCATCAGGTTCTCGACCATGCTGCGTCGAGTACGGAGGATAAAATCAGAGCCATGCGGATGCTTTCCTTGTTTGAGCCATTGAAACAAGTGGAACCTCAGGTGCTCAAAAGTCTGGCACCCACCCAGCCCGCCGAACTCCAATTTGCTGCGCTTGAAGCACTTCGTTTTTCTCAAGATCCCGCCGTCGCCGGCATCCTCATCGAATCCTGGCCCAAACTCACTCCAGCCCTTCGCGATAAAGCCGCCACGCTCCTTCTCTCCCGCACCGACCGCATCGCCAGGCTGCTGGATGCCATCGAAGCACAAAAGATACTTCCCTCACAGCTCAGCGCAGCCACGAAGGCCACACTGGGCCGCCAGAAAACTCCCGCGCTCGCTGTGCGCATTGCAAAATTGATTGGCGACGGCTCATCCTCCAATCGCAAAGCAGTGATCGATCAATACATCACGGCGATGTTTGGCGATGCGGCTGGTGCGGGCAGGAGTGCCCGCATTACTGGGGACGCGGGACGTGGAGCGAAGGTGTATGAGACGATGTGCCTGGTGTGCCACCGGCATCTGGACCGTGGGAATGATGTGGGGCCGAACCTGGGAACGATCAAGGCGTGGACGGATGAGCAGATCCTGACGAACGTGCTGGACCCGAACCGTGAGGTGTCGCCGAACTTTGCGCTCTACATTGTGGAGACGAATGACGGGCGGACGCTTTCGGGGCTGATCGCGAGCGAGGCGGCGGGAAATCTGACGCTGAAGCGTGCTGATGGCGGTACGGACAGCGTGCTGAGGAGCGAGATCAAGTCGCTGACGAGCCCGGGGATCTCGCTGATGCCGGAGGGGCTGGAGGGGGCGATCACGCCGCAGCAGATGGCGGATTTGATTGCGTATTTGAAGGCGCCGTGA